A genome region from Chengkuizengella sp. SCS-71B includes the following:
- a CDS encoding DUF3951 domain-containing protein, with protein sequence MSFSFYFFLFVSGFITLLIGYIVVRTFLKKEIPDNPYTPFDYITGQSDVEFRDEKEEIEQDNDEDGDKN encoded by the coding sequence ATGAGTTTTAGCTTTTACTTCTTTTTATTTGTATCTGGATTCATTACATTATTAATTGGATATATTGTTGTAAGGACATTTCTAAAAAAAGAAATTCCTGATAATCCATATACTCCATTTGACTATATAACTGGTCAGTCAGATGTTGAATTTCGTGATGAAAAAGAAGAAATTGAACAGGATAATGATGAAGACGGAGATAAAAACTAG
- a CDS encoding nuclear transport factor 2 family protein — protein sequence MDNIKIILNDYFRAWNDAFVSKSEEEIRAFMSKNFIGHWAHSDIDVPMQYKYDYDIKNVLEQYGNANKSFEPTAITERQDGKQIIVLGRETNIINDIPYRAQCMLIWEKEDAKWKLLREYIELER from the coding sequence ATGGATAATATTAAAATAATTCTAAATGATTATTTTCGTGCATGGAATGATGCGTTTGTAAGCAAAAGTGAAGAAGAGATACGAGCTTTTATGTCTAAAAATTTTATTGGGCATTGGGCACACTCAGATATTGATGTTCCTATGCAATATAAATATGATTATGACATTAAAAATGTTTTGGAACAGTATGGAAATGCAAATAAAAGCTTTGAACCTACTGCCATCACTGAACGACAAGATGGGAAACAGATCATTGTTCTGGGGAGAGAAACTAATATCATTAATGATATACCGTATAGAGCACAATGTATGTTGATATGGGAAAAAGAAGATGCAAAGTGGAAATTACTCAGAGAATATATTGAACTGGAAAGGTAA
- a CDS encoding YafY family protein, producing MILKRTDRIMAILIALQHRPETAQSLADKFEVSKRTILRDMQSLSEMGIPLYSITGPNGGFRLMEGYQLSPLQFDSREALTILFALQAMTRIPDTPFNQERWTVIDKIKAILPEETLQQIDPILNHVEVEIPNRNYKTPFLMPLLEYTTNAKWLNILYRSKKHNRWLQIFPLRIYTAHGFWYCEAYSNNHQEKRSFRVDRIDQIEVLQSKDLKLPNLPNKNVKDTKLKESIHVIVKLTYQGALMTEQDTHIGHLVKNITEDEWEVDYMCPVTEWNYSVQFFFSLGLNAEVIEPESMREEIYKLASEMCSRYKNK from the coding sequence ATGATCTTGAAAAGGACCGATAGAATCATGGCTATTCTCATCGCATTACAGCATCGACCTGAAACGGCTCAGTCATTAGCTGATAAGTTTGAGGTATCAAAAAGAACCATTTTACGAGATATGCAGTCACTTTCTGAGATGGGAATTCCATTATATTCAATAACTGGTCCAAATGGTGGTTTTCGTCTGATGGAGGGGTATCAATTATCCCCTTTACAATTTGATTCCAGAGAAGCATTAACGATTCTCTTTGCACTTCAAGCCATGACGAGAATACCTGACACACCATTTAACCAAGAAAGGTGGACAGTAATTGATAAAATTAAAGCTATATTACCTGAGGAGACATTACAACAAATAGATCCAATACTTAATCATGTAGAAGTAGAAATTCCAAATAGAAACTATAAAACCCCCTTTCTAATGCCTTTATTGGAATACACTACAAACGCTAAATGGCTCAACATTCTATATCGTTCAAAAAAACATAATCGATGGTTGCAAATCTTTCCTCTAAGAATTTATACAGCTCATGGATTTTGGTACTGCGAAGCCTATTCTAATAATCATCAAGAAAAACGATCCTTTAGAGTAGATCGAATAGACCAAATTGAAGTGCTTCAATCTAAGGATCTAAAACTACCTAATCTACCTAATAAAAATGTAAAAGATACAAAACTAAAGGAATCGATACATGTTATCGTGAAGTTAACTTATCAAGGTGCATTAATGACAGAGCAAGACACTCATATCGGACATTTAGTAAAAAATATTACTGAAGATGAATGGGAAGTTGATTATATGTGTCCTGTTACAGAGTGGAATTATTCAGTGCAATTCTTCTTCTCCCTTGGTTTAAACGCTGAGGTGATAGAACCAGAATCAATGAGAGAAGAAATCTATAAACTTGCAAGTGAAATGTGTTCCCGATATAAAAATAAATAA
- a CDS encoding AAA family ATPase produces MYLREIIKLKEKIKNHNQYPFNIPAIKTLDTISLTKNVTFFVGENGSGKSTLLEAIAYQCEFNTAGGSRNNTYEVDSSEARLGDYVRLSWMPKMNRGFFLRAESFYHFASHIDELAEEDPGIYSYYGGKSLHEQSHGESFLSLFKSRFGQSGIYLLDEPEAALSPARQLAFLSIIHELQKHAQLIIATHSPILMGYPNADIFNFDDTPIKQIKYEDTNHYQISRRFLENRKVYLRELMD; encoded by the coding sequence ATGTACTTACGTGAAATTATAAAACTAAAAGAAAAAATAAAAAATCACAATCAATATCCATTTAACATACCAGCGATTAAAACGTTAGATACTATATCTTTAACCAAAAATGTAACTTTTTTTGTAGGAGAAAACGGTTCAGGAAAGTCGACACTACTTGAGGCAATTGCTTATCAGTGTGAATTTAATACTGCGGGTGGTAGCAGAAATAATACTTATGAAGTAGACTCTTCAGAGGCAAGGCTAGGGGATTATGTTCGGCTTTCATGGATGCCTAAAATGAATAGAGGATTTTTCCTGCGAGCAGAATCATTTTATCACTTTGCTTCTCATATTGATGAACTGGCTGAAGAAGACCCTGGTATTTATAGTTATTACGGTGGGAAGTCCCTTCATGAACAATCGCATGGAGAGTCTTTTTTGTCTTTGTTTAAAAGTCGGTTTGGACAATCTGGTATATATCTATTAGATGAACCAGAAGCTGCTCTTTCACCAGCAAGACAATTAGCATTTTTAAGTATTATTCATGAATTACAGAAACATGCTCAATTAATTATCGCTACACATTCTCCAATATTAATGGGATATCCAAACGCAGATATTTTTAATTTTGATGATACACCAATCAAACAAATCAAGTATGAAGATACGAATCATTATCAAATTTCCAGGAGATTTTTGGAAAATAGAAAGGTGTACCTAAGAGAATTAATGGATTAA
- a CDS encoding VOC family protein gives MKLKKFTTNFISKDLETSISYYRDILGFKLEMVVDDNHIITKEMDQDKNYVYALMSKDDLEIMFQTPDSIAEDIPACKDIPKGISACFYLEVEGLTDFYQEIHKKVEIVRDLYTTWYGMQEFHIKDCNGNILGFAKKAE, from the coding sequence ATGAAATTAAAAAAATTTACGACAAACTTTATTAGTAAGGATTTGGAAACTTCCATATCATATTACCGTGACATATTAGGATTCAAACTTGAAATGGTTGTAGATGATAACCATATTATAACTAAAGAAATGGATCAGGATAAAAACTATGTTTATGCCCTTATGAGTAAAGATGATTTGGAAATCATGTTCCAGACACCAGATAGTATTGCAGAAGATATACCTGCTTGTAAAGACATACCAAAAGGTATATCAGCTTGTTTTTATTTAGAGGTAGAAGGATTAACAGATTTTTATCAAGAAATCCATAAAAAAGTTGAGATTGTAAGAGATTTATATACGACGTGGTATGGAATGCAAGAGTTTCATATCAAAGATTGTAACGGGAATATTTTAGGATTTGCAAAAAAAGCTGAATAG
- a CDS encoding DUF2533 family protein yields MDTREALTEHTNKLHKHLVQFQELDSLREKAIDEALQLCKEGKPFSTDKINHWTDKINDHAKQGISPTRVFVSDEMVREFVNRK; encoded by the coding sequence ATGGATACGAGAGAAGCCTTAACTGAACATACAAATAAATTGCATAAACATCTGGTACAATTCCAAGAGCTTGATTCACTACGAGAAAAGGCCATAGATGAGGCCCTTCAATTATGCAAAGAAGGCAAACCTTTTTCTACAGATAAAATCAATCATTGGACTGATAAAATCAACGATCATGCTAAACAAGGAATATCACCTACTCGAGTTTTTGTGAGTGATGAAATGGTAAGAGAGTTTGTGAACAGAAAATAG
- a CDS encoding AraC family transcriptional regulator produces MDSTKSPLLHQEYVSRINLVQDYIERNINNVFTLEELSAISGFSKYHFHRIFGSIMNETLYNYINRQKLEKAASFLLHAPHKTITEIALDLCFANSAMFARSFKKYYGMSATEYRLTYSKKSQMNSKIRKVNNAPPRYNEIDKTNDWRQKKMKLECKVDIVDVEELTVIYLRHVGPYSEFGKVFQSMLGRLLTWASAKGIVNDKGIKLLTIYHDNHEITNEDKLRTSVCMAVPKDTIVDGELGKMAIPAGKYAIGHFAIDNGEQHGDAWKYLYGEWLPNSGYQPDDGASFEMYLNDPNTHPEKKHFIDIYLPVKPL; encoded by the coding sequence ATGGATAGCACAAAAAGTCCTTTATTACATCAAGAATATGTTTCACGAATTAATTTAGTTCAAGACTATATTGAAAGAAATATAAATAATGTCTTTACATTGGAAGAGCTCTCAGCAATTTCAGGGTTTTCCAAATATCATTTCCATAGGATATTTGGAAGCATCATGAACGAAACACTTTATAACTACATCAATAGACAGAAACTAGAAAAAGCAGCAAGTTTTTTGCTTCATGCCCCTCATAAAACAATTACTGAAATTGCTTTAGATTTATGTTTTGCGAATTCAGCCATGTTTGCCCGATCTTTTAAAAAATATTACGGCATGAGTGCAACAGAATATAGATTAACTTATAGCAAGAAAAGCCAAATGAATAGCAAGATTAGAAAAGTCAATAATGCGCCTCCAAGATACAATGAAATTGATAAAACAAATGATTGGAGGCAAAAAAAAATGAAATTGGAATGTAAGGTGGATATTGTTGATGTTGAAGAACTGACTGTGATTTATCTGCGTCATGTAGGTCCTTATTCAGAATTTGGAAAAGTATTTCAGAGTATGCTTGGTAGATTATTAACTTGGGCTTCAGCAAAAGGGATTGTGAATGATAAAGGAATAAAACTATTAACTATCTATCATGACAACCATGAAATTACAAATGAGGATAAACTGAGAACAAGCGTATGTATGGCCGTTCCAAAAGATACGATAGTAGATGGTGAATTAGGCAAAATGGCTATCCCAGCAGGGAAATATGCAATTGGACATTTTGCCATTGATAATGGTGAGCAACATGGGGATGCGTGGAAGTATTTATACGGTGAGTGGTTGCCTAATAGTGGATATCAGCCTGATGATGGAGCAAGTTTTGAAATGTATTTAAATGATCCTAACACACATCCCGAAAAGAAGCATTTTATAGATATTTATCTACCAGTTAAACCGCTATAA